gggaaccggagcacccagaggatcccatgtggtcacagagaggatgtccaaactccacacagacagcgcccaaggtcaggatcgcaccagggttgctggagctatgaggcagtggttctaccaaCTGCACCAATGTGAGTGGAGGACAGTCATGGAAAAAGTTTGTGCATAAAATCTATCTCAGTGGCTTGCAATGGTGTGATCACCAAGTTTGATCAGGAGGATAAATACCCAAGCATTGCCACACTGTCTGGGTATATCACCTAAAGAAATGGAACATAAAGTGAGTACTTGTATTGGTGAACATGAAAGTACTGGATAGTTTCTAAGGACCTGGCTGGTTCAATGATCTcagtcagggaaggaaatctgctctccttccccagtctggattctatgtgactccagaccaacaacAGTGTGCTTGAGCTTTCACATTTCCCTGAAATAGCCTAGCAAACTATCTGGTTCAAGAGTAACTGGACATACGATGGTAATGTGTGACCACACAATGGTTATGTTGTTCTCAGTAATGGCTCCAAGTTTTGCCACAGGTCACTTACACTTGAGCAGACAGATCATACGAGGCATAGAAAGAGCCCATTCCCACCCATCTGGCCTCTTTGAAAGAAGCTTCTATTGGTCCAacgcttctctcctcttcccccagaGACCTGCAACAGATTCACATCCAGTTGcttcagaatcacaatcagaatcagacttattatcattgacttatatgacgtgaaatttgttgttttgcggcagcagtacagtgcaaagatataaaatcactataaattacaaaattaaataaatagtgcaaaaaaggaataatgaggtagcattcatgggttcatggaccattcagaaatctgacggtggatgggaagaagctgtttctgaatcattaagtgtgaagggttgtgcccatgatggagctgactgagtctacaaccctctccagcctcttgcgatgctgtgtattggagcctccataccaggcggtgatgcaaccagtcagaatgctctctacatCGATAGAAATTTGTAATTTCCTTTCTGAAAGTTACTGTTTAATAGtttccaccatccactcaggaaTTATCTTCCAGAAGCTAAGGCCAGAAGAGGCAAATTTGACACAGGGCATTGTAATGTAGCAGAATAAATGTTTAAGGACTGGACAGAGAGACAGCTGATTGAAGTGAATGCGAGGTCAAGGGATTTGGGTGCAGAGAGAGGATATGGGATTAGGACTTCTGCCTGTTGAAGGATAGAAACCATCATGGTCTATCTGGTTCCATGTTGCCACTTCAAAGGGGAGGGTTGCAGACAGTTAAAAGAGCACCAGTCAACAATCTGATAGCCTCGACAGCagccgaagtcaggattgaacccatgcctCCGGTGTTGCGAGGCAGTGGAGCTACTAGCTGTGCCAGGGTGCCGCCCTTGTGCGCTAAAAGGTGTACACCACCCTCAGCAGCGTCCTTCTAATTGGATGGGCATTTAGGTCACAACCTCCTTTCCCGTCAAAGTCTTACTTATCTTGCTCCTTTCAACTCTTACCAGCAACACAACCAGTTTCTGGAGTAATCCAAATGCCTCTAAAATAGATTGGAGTCTGCACAATCATCCGAAGGTCCAACAGTCCCACTGAGGTTAACGCCagctcccaaggtgcaacacgaGAGACACGTGACCTCTTGCACTACATCAAGAACCTATGTATAAGTACTGACCTATGATTGCTGCATTGCCTGTCTAATGTAGCTCCTCCCACAAGGGAATAGCCTGAAGTATCAGGCTTCCAGTGAGCCCATCggcgtcatttattgcatccggtgctcccagtgcagcctcctctccatcggtgagacccgacgcagattgggggatcacttcttcgagcacctttgctctatCTACCGTAACAGCCAGGGTGTCTCAGCGGCCAGCCatcttaattccacttcccattcccacaccgatgcGCCCGTCcacgacctcctccactgccgagtcgaggccagacgcagattagaggaacagtgcctcgtattccaccttggtagtctccaaacgAACATCAGGAACGTCGAATTCtcgaacttctggtaactgcttcTTTGTATTTTCCCTGATCCCACcgccccccatcaccccatctctttctcctctcccactctctccatgTGGCCGTCAcctacacattcctcccactggttcccctccccacctccttccctttcttccatggtccaccgtcctctcctatcagattccatcttcttcggccctttgtcacctccacctatcacctcccagcttcttacatcattcccactctcccacctccctcaaCTGCCTAAAcccgccccctcacctggatccacctatcatctaccagcttttccctccacctttttagactggcgatctcccctctcTCCAGTCCTGTGAAGGGCCTCAACCCCTCCTTTTTATGTTGTTCCAGTAAGGCGAGCCTGTGACTCATGGTTAATCCAAGGCACGGTGCTGGAACATGCAGCCGCTGAATCACCACAGACGGTTAACAGAGCAGGTTAATTAGGATGTCAGTCTCAAAGGAGATGAATACACAGTGTACGATGGCAGAAGCAAGCCATCGGAGGACTGGATGCAGAAATACAGGGGAGAACATTCAGGGTCATGGGACGAGGGGAGTAAATGTCAGCAATCATTCATGACAGCCATCCATGAGAATGAACTGCAAGTTCCACAAGGCAACATAAATCTGAACTACATACTGTAATGTTTTCCTCATTAAAGGCTCGATTTCTGCACAATCATCAACTACGGAGAGTTCGACAACGGCAACAAATGCAGCAACAAGCGATACAACACCGGCATCAACAACAACAGGCAGTACAACTCAGTCATCAGCTACAACTGCACCAAGTACATCGGCCAGTGCACAGTCGTCAACTACAGCTGCACCAGCTACATCGGCCGTTTCACAGTCAACAACTACAGCTGCACCAAGTACATCAGCCAGTACACAGTCAACTATAGCTGCATCAAGTACAGCAGCAAATCCACAGTCGTCAACTACAGCTGCACCAAGCACATCAGCCAATACACAGTCGTCAACTACAACTGCACCAAGTACATCGACCAATATTCAGTCGTCAACTACAGCTGCACCAAGTACATCGGCCAGTGCACAGTCGTCAACCACAGCTGCACCAAGTACATCGGCCAGTACACAGTCGTCAGCTACAGCTGCACAAAGTGCATCGGCAAATGCACAATCGTCAACTACAGCTGAACCAAGTGCATCAGCCAGTGAACAGTCATCAACAACAGCTTCACCAAGTACATCAGCCAATACACAGTCGTCAACTACAGCTGCACCAAGTACATTAGCCAAtacacagtcatcaactacagctgcacCAATTACATCGGCCAGTGCACAGCCGTCAACTACAGCTTCGCCAAGTACATCAGCCAAtacacagtcatcaactacagcCGCACCAAGTACATTAGCCAAtacacagtcatcaactacagctgcacCAATTACATCGGGCAGTACACAGTCGTCAACTACAGCTACACCTGGTACATCGGCCAGTGCACAGTCGTCAACTACAGCTGCACAAAGTACATCGGCCAGCacacagtcatcaactacagGCGTACCAAGTACATCGGCCAGTACACAATCGTCAACTACAGCTGCTGCAGGTACATCTGCCAGTGcacagtcatcaactacagcCGCAACAAGTACATCGGCCAAtacacagtcatcaactacagcCGCACCAAGTACATCGGCCAGTACACAGTCGTCAACTACAGCCACACCAAGTACATCGGCCAGTGCACAATCGTCAACTACAGCTTCACCAGCTACATCAGCCAGtacacagtcatcaactacagGCACAACAAGTACATCGGCCAAtacacagtcatcaactacagcCGCACCAAGTACATCGGCCAGTACACAGTCGTCAACTACAGCCACACCAAGTACATCGGCCAGTGCACAATCGTCAACTACAGCTTCACCAGCTACATCAGCCAGtacacagtcatcaactacagGCGCACCAAGTACATCGGCCAAtacacagtcatcaactacagcCGCACCAGGTACATCGGCCAGTGcacagtcatcaactacagcCGCACCAAGTACATCGGCCAGTACACAGTCGTCAACTACAGCCACACCAAGTACGTCGGCCAGTGcacagtcatcaactacagctgcaGTAGCTACATCGGCCAGTGCACAATCGTCAACTACAGCTTCACCAGCTACATCAGCCAGtacacagtcatcaactacagGCGCAACAAGTACATCGGCCAATACACAGTCATCAGCTACAGCTGCACCAAGTACATCGGCCAGTACACAGTCGTCAACTACAGCCGCACAAAGTACATCAGCCAATACACAGTCACCAACTACAGCCACAACAGGTACATCGGCCAGTGcacagtcatcaactacagctgcTCCAAGTACATCGGCCAGTGcacagtcatcaactacagcCGCACCAAGTACATCGGCCAGTACACAGTCGTCAACTACAGCCACACCAAGTACATCGGCCAGTGCACAATCGTCAACTACAGCTTCACCAGCTACATCAGCCAGtacacagtcatcaactacagGCACAACAAGTACATCGGCCAAtacacagtcatcaactacagcCGCACCAAGTACATCGGCCAGTACACAGTCGTCAACTACAGCCACACCAAGTACATCGGCCAGTGCACAATCGTCAACTACAGCTTCACCAGCTACATCAGCCAGtacacagtcatcaactacagGCGCACAAAGTACATCGGCCAAtacacagtcatcaactacagcCGCACCAGGTACATCGGCCAGTGcacagtcatcaactacagcCGCACCAAGTACATCGGCCAGtacacagtcatcaactacagctgcacCAGGTACATCGGCCAGTGCACAGTCGTCAACTACAGCCGCACCAAGTACATCGGCCAGTACACAGTCGTCAACTACAGCCACATCAAGTATGTCGGCCAGTGcacagtcatcaactacagctgcaGTAGCTACATCGGCCAGTGCACAGTCGTCAACTACAGGTGCACCAGCGACATCAGCCAGtacacagtcatcaactacagcCGTACCAAGTACATCAGCCAAtacacagtcatcaactacagctgcacCAAGTACATCGGCCAGTGCACAGTCGTCAACTACAGCTTCACCAGCTACATCAGCCAGTACACCgtcatcaactacagctgcacCAGCTACATCGGCCAGTGAACAGTCATCAACTTCAGCTGTACCAAGTACATCAGCCAATACACAGTTGTCAACTACAGCTGCACCAGCTACATCAGCCAGTATACAGTCATCAACTACAGGTGCACCAGCGACATCAGCCAGtacacagtcatcaactacagctgcacCAAGTACATCGGCCAGTACACAGTCGTCAACTACAGCTTCACCAGCTACATCAGCCAGTGcacagtcatcaactacagcCGTACCAAGTACATCAGCCAAtacacagtcatcaactacagctgcacCAAGTACATTGGCCAGTATACAGTTGTCAACTACAGCTGCACCAGCTACATCAGCCAGtacacagtcatcaactacagcttCACCAGCGACATCGGCCAGtacacagtcatcaactacagctgcacCAAGTACATCTGCCAGTGTACAGTCATCAGCTACAGCTGCTCCAAGTACATCGGCCAGTGcacagtcatcaactacagctgcTGCAGGTACATCTGCCAGTGCACAGTCATCAAATACAGCCGTACTAAGTACATTGGCCAGTACACAGTCGTCAACTACGGCTGCACCTGGTACATCGGCCAGTGCACAATCGTCAACTACAGCTTCACCAGCTACATCAGCCAGTGcacagtcatcaactacagcCGTACCAAGTACATCAGCCAATACACAGTCATCAACTGCAGGCGCACCAAGTACATCGGCCAAtacacagtcatcaactacagcCACACCAAGTACGTCGGCCAGTGCACAGACATCAACTACAGCTGCAGCAGCTACATCGGCCAGtacacagtcatcaactacagctgcacCAAGTACATCGGCCAGTATacagtcatcaactacagctgcTCCAAGTACATCGGCAAGTGcacagtcatcaactacagcCGCTGCAGGTACATCAGCCAGTGcacagtcatcaactacagcCGCACCAAGTACATCGGACAGTACACAGTCGTCAACTACAGCTTCACCAGCTACATCAGCCAGTGCACAGTCGTCAACTACAGCTGAACCAAGTACATCGGCCAGCGCACAGTCGTCAACTAGAGCTGCAGCAGCTACATCAGCCAGTACACAGTCATCAACGACAGCTTCACCTGCTACATCGGCCAGTGcacagtcatcaactacagcCGTACCAAATACATCAGCCAATACACAGTTATCAACTACAGCTGCACCAAGTACATCAGCCAGTGCACAGTCCTCAAGTACAGCTGCACCAGCTACATCAGCCAGtacacagtcatcaactacagctgcacCAGCTACATCAGCCGTTCCAGAGTCATCAACTACAGCCGCACCAAGTATATCGGCCAATACACAGTCATCATCTACAGCCGCACCAGCTCCATCGACCAGTGCAGAGTCATCAACTACATCTGCACCAAGTAGATCGGCCAGTACACAGTCGTCAACTACAGCTGCACCAGCTACATCGGCCAGTACACAGTCGTCAACTACAGCTGCACCAAGGTCATCGGCCAGtacacagtcatcaactacagctgcacCAGCTACATCGGCCATTTCACAGTCGTCAACTACCGCTGCAGAAAGTACATCGGCCAGTACACAGTCGTCAACTACAGCTGCACCAAGTACACCGGCCAGTGCACAGTTGATAACTACAGCTGCACCAAGTACATTGGCCAATACACAGTCATCAACTGAAGCTGCACCAAGTACATTGGCCAGTGTacagtcatcaactacagctgcacCAAGTACATCGGCCAATACACAGTCGTCAACTGCAGCTGCAGTAAGTACATCGGCCAATACAAAGTCATCAACTGAAGCTGCACCAAGTACATCAGCGAATACACAGTCATCAACTACGGCCGCAACAAGTACATTGGCTAATACACAGTCGTCAACTACAGCCGCACCAAGTACTTCGGCCAGTGAacagtcatcaactacagctgcacCAGCTACATCGGCCAGTGCACAGCTATCAACTACAGCTGCACTAAGTACATCGGCCAATACACAGTCATCAACTGAAGCTGCACCGAGTACATCAGCCAAtacacagtcatcaactacagctgcacCAAGTACATCGGCCAGTACACAGTCGTCAACTACAGCCGCAACAAGTACATCGGCCAATACACAGTCGTCAACTACAGCCGCACCAAGTACTTCGGCCAGTGAacagtcatcaactacagctgcacCAGCTACATCGGCCAGtacacagtcatcaactacagctgcacCAAGTACATCGGCCAGTGCACAGTCGTCAACTACGGCCGCAACAAGTACATCAGCTAATACACAGTCGTCAACTACAGCCGCACCAAATACTTCGGCCAGTGAacagtcatcaactacagctgAACCAGCTACATCGGCCAGTGCACAGTTATCAACTACAGCTGCACTAAGTACATCGGCCAATACACAGTCATCAACTGAAGCTGCACCAAGTACATCAGCCAAtacacagtcatcaactacagctgcacCGAGTACATCGGCCAGTACACAGTCGTCAACTACAGCTGCACCGAGTACATCGGCCAGTACACAGACGTCAACTACAGCCGCACCAAGTACTTCGGCCAGTGAACAGTCATCAACTGCAGCTGCACCAGCTACATCGGCCAGTGCACAGTTATCAACTACAGCTGCACTAAGTACATCGGCCAATACACAGTCATCAACTGAAGCTGCACCAAGTACATCAGCCAAtacacagtcatcaactacagctgcacCGAGTACATCGGCCAGTACACAGTCGTCAACTACAGCCGCAACAAGTACATCGGCCAATACACAGTCGTCAACTACAGCTGCACCAAGTACTTCGGCCAGTGAACAGTCATCAACTGCAGCTGCACCAGCTACATCGGCCAGtacacagtcatcaactacagctgcacCAAGTACATCGGCCAGTGCACAGTTATCAACTACAGCTGCACCAGCTACATCGGCCAATACAAAGTCATCAACTGAAGCTGCACCAAGTACATCAGCGAAtacacagtcatcaactacagctgcacCGAGTACATCAGCCAGTACACAGTCATCAACTACGGCCGCAACAGGTACATTGGCTAATACACAGTCGTCAACTACAGCCGCACCAAGTACTTCGGCCAGTGAacagtcatcaactacagctaCACCAGCTACATCGGCCAGTGCACAGCTATCAACTACAGCTGCACTAAGTACATCGGCCAATACACAGTCATCAACTGAAGCTGCACCAAGTACATCAGCCAAtacacagtcatcaactacagctgcacCGAGTACATCGGCCAGTACACAGTCGTCAACTACAGCTGCACCGAGTACATCGGCCAGTACACAGACGTCAACTACAGCCGCACCAAGTACTTCGGCCAGTGAACAGTCATCAACTGCAGCTGCACCAGCTACATCGGCCAGTGCACAGTTATCAACTACAGCTGCACTAAGTACATCGGCCAATACACAGTCATCAACTGAAGCTGCACCAAGTACATCAGCCAAtacacagtcatcaactacagctgcacCGAGTACATCGGCCAGTACACAGTCGTCAACTACAGCCGCAACAAGTACATCGGCCAATACACAGTCGTCAACTACAGCCGCACCAAGTACTTCGGCCAGTGAacagtcatcaactacagctgcacCAGCTACATCGGCCAGtacacagtcatcaactacagctgcacCAAGTACATCGGCTAGTGCACAGTCGTCAACTACGGCTGCAACAAGTACATTGGCTAATACACAGTCGTCAACTACAGCCGCACCAAGTACTTCGGCCAGTGAACAGTCATCAACTGCAGCTGCACCAGCTACATTGGCCAGTGCACAGTTATCAACTACAGCTGCACTAAGTACATCGGCCAATACACAGTCATCAACTGAAGCTGCACCAAGTACATCAGCCAAtacacagtcatcaactacagctgcacCGAGTACATCGGCCAGtacacagtcatcaactacagcCGCAACAAGTACATCGGCCAATACACAGTCGTCAACTACAGCCGCACCAAGTACTTCGGCCAGTGAACAGTCATCAACTGCAGCTGCACCAGCTACATCGGCCAGtacacagtcatcaactacagctgcacCAAGTACATCGGCCAGTGCACAGTCGTCAACTACGGCCGCAACAAGTACATTGGCTAATACACAGTCGTCAACTACAGCCGCACCAAGTACTTCGGCCAGTGAacagtcatcaactacagctgcacCAGCTACATCGGCCAGTGcacagtcatcaactacagctgcacCAAGTACATCGGCCAATACACAGTCATCAACTGAAGCTGCACCAAGTACATCAGCCAAtacacagtcatcaactacagctgcacCAAGTACATCGGCCAATGCACAGTCGTCAACTACGGCCGCAACAAGTACATCGGCTAATACACAGTCGTCAACTACGGCCGCAACAAGTACATCGGCTAAtacacagtcatcaactacagctgcacCAGCTACATCAGCCAGTGCACAGTTATCAACTACAGCTGCACTAAGTACATCGGCCAATACACAGTCATCAACTGAAGCTGCACCAAGTACATCAGCCAAtacacagtcatcaactacagctgcacCGAGTACATCGGCCAGTACACAGTCGTCAACTACAGCTGCAACAAGTACTTCGGCCAGTGAACAGTCATCAACTGCAGCTGCACCAGCTACATCGGCCAGtacacagtcatcaactacagctgcacCAAGTACATCGGCCAGTGCACAGTCGTCAACTACGGCCGCAACAAGTACATCGGCTAATACACAGTCGTCAACTACAGCCGCACCAAGTACTTCGGCCAGTGAacagtcatcaactacagctgcacCAGCTACATCGGCCAGTGCACAGTTATCAACTACAGCTGCACTAAGTACATCGGCCAATACACAGTCATCAACTGAAGCTGCACCAAGTACATCAGCCAAtacacagtcatcaactacagctgcacCGAGTACATCGGCCAGTACACAGTCGTCAACTACAGCCGCAACAAGTACATCGGCCAATACACAGTCGTCAACTACTACCGCACCGA
The Pristis pectinata isolate sPriPec2 chromosome 32, sPriPec2.1.pri, whole genome shotgun sequence DNA segment above includes these coding regions:
- the LOC127585220 gene encoding pneumococcal serine-rich repeat protein-like isoform X10, producing the protein MEILHPFLLLLLVGSISAQSSTTESSTTATNAATSDTTPASTTTGSTTQSSATTAPSTSASAQSSTTAAPATSAVSQSTTTAAPSTSASTQSTIAASSTAANPQSSTTAAPSTSANTQSSTTTAPSTSTNIQSSTTAAPSTSASAQSSTTAAPSTSASTQSSATAAQSASANAQSSTTAEPSASASEQSSTTASPSTSANTQSSTTAAPSTLANTQSSTTAAPITSASAQPSTTASPSTSANTQSSTTAAPSTLANTQSSTTAAPITSGSTQSSTTATPGTSASAQSSTTAAQSTSASTQSSTTGVPSTSASTQSSTTAAAGTSASAQSSTTAATSTSANTQSSTTAAPSTSASTQSSTTATPSTSASAQSSTTASPATSASTQSSTTGTTSTSANTQSSTTAAPSTSASTQSSTTATPSTSASAQSSTTASPATSASTQSSTTGTTSTSANTQSSTTAAPSTSASTQSSTTATPSTSASAQSSTTASPATSASTQSSTTGAQSTSANTQSSTTAAPGTSASAQSSTTAAPSTSASTQSSTTAAPGTSASAQSSTTAAPSTSASTQSSTTATSSMSASAQSSTTAAVATSASAQSSTTGAPATSASTQSSTTAVPSTSANTQSSTTAAPSTSASAQSSTTASPATSASTPSSTTAAPATSASEQSSTSAVPSTSANTQLSTTAAPATSASIQSSTTGAPATSASTQSSTTAAPSTSASTQSSTTASPATSASAQSSTTAVPSTSANTQSSTTAAPSTLASIQLSTTAAPATSASTQSSTTASPATSASTQSSTTAAPSTSASVQSSATAAPSTSASAQSSTTAAAGTSASAQSSNTAVLSTLASTQSSTTAAPGTSASAQSSTTASPATSASAQSSTTAVPSTSANTQSSTAGAPSTSANTQSSTTATPSTSASAQTSTTAAAATSASTQSSTTAAPSTSASIQSSTTAAPSTSASAQSSTTAAAGTSASAQSSTTAAPSTSDSTQSSTTASPATSASAQSSTTAEPSTSASAQSSTRAAAATSASTQSSTTASPATSASAQSSTTAVPNTSANTQLSTTAAPSTSASAQSSSTAAPATSASTQSSTTAAPATSAVPESSTTAAPSISANTQSSSTAAPAPSTSAESSTTSAPSRSASTQSSTTAAPATSASTQSSTTAAPRSSASTQSSTTAAPATSAISQSSTTAAESTSASTQSSTTAAPSTPASAQLITTAAPSTLANTQSSTEAAPSTLASVQSSTTAAPSTSANTQSSTAAAVSTSANTKSSTEAAPSTSANTQSSTTAATSTLANTQSSTTAAPSTSASEQSSTTAAPATSASAQLSTTAALSTSANTQSSTEAAPSTSANTQSSTTAAPSTSASTQSSTTAATSTSANTQSSTTAAPSTSASEQSSTTAAPATSASTQSSTTAAPSTSASAQSSTTAATSTSANTQSSTTAAPNTSASEQSSTTAEPATSASAQLSTTAALSTSANTQSSTEAAPSTSANTQSSTTAAPSTSASTQSSTTAAPSTSASTQTSTTAAPSTSASEQSSTAAAPATSASAQLSTTAALSTSANTQSSTEAAPSTSANTQSSTTAAPSTSASTQSSTTAATSTSANTQSSTTAAPSTSASEQSSTAAAPATSASTQSSTTAAPSTSASAQLSTTAAPATSANTKSSTEAAPSTSANTQSSTTAAPSTSASTQSSTTAATGTLANTQSSTTAAPSTSASEQSSTTATPATSASAQLSTTAALSTSANTQSSTEAAPSTSANTQSSTTAAPSTSASTQSSTTAAPSTSASTQTSTTAAPSTSASEQSSTAAAPATSASAQLSTTAALSTSANTQSSTEAAPSTSANTQSSTTAAPSTSASTQSSTTAATSTSANTQSSTTAAPSTSASEQSSTTAAPATSASTQSSTTAAPSTSASAQSSTTAATSTLANTQSSTTAAPSTSASEQSSTAAAPATLASAQLSTTAALSTSANTQSSTEAAPSTSANTQSSTTAAPSTSASTQSSTTAATSTSANTQSSTTAAPSTSASEQSSTAAAPATSASTQSSTTAAPSTSASAQSSTTAATSTLANTQSSTTAAPSTSASEQSSTTAAPATSASAQSSTTAAPSTSANTQSSTEAAPSTSANTQSSTTAAPSTSANAQSSTTAATSTSANTQSSTTAATSTSANTQSSTTAAPATSASAQLSTTAALSTSANTQSSTEAAPSTSANTQSSTTAAPSTSASTQSSTTAATSTSASEQSSTAAAPATSASTQSSTTAAPSTSASAQSSTTAATSTSANTQSSTTAAPSTSASEQSSTTAAPATSASAQLSTTAALSTSANTQSSTEAAPSTSANTQSSTTAAPSTSASTQSSTTAATSTSANTQSSTTTAPSTSASEQSSTAAAPATSASTQSSTTAAPSTSASAQSSTSAAPATSASVLLSTTTSASTQSSTTAAPSTSASAQLSTTAVASTSASTQASTTAAPSTAASTTQSSAATTPTTSSTTTQTTSSPFSDTIDTDLVFSINETFDGDLKNPNSRRFQNLAKKIRDGLDKVYRNTTGYIRSEVKGFSEGSIVANCSLIFNNTGTPPSNSEVVKILASQLANGTDLGNLTIIRSTIKSGNNTLDNLEPISLNVSFVIEDRAFTTSLNDANSDEFVNLRNSVIDWLKRVLSSEFGSNSTSNYAVSFSNSTEMVQVTTNVQITTDKPENRPQLRDLFIRNITTSGFDIIISSVTVNGVTLVSQNFSIQLRFTNVNFTNDLNNRGSPRFRNISSIITKAVNNIFSSNRNYLDVVIERFVNGSILCDAQVNFQPSTTTRANVIQQLANNTAEFNSAGLTLDTDRLTNTTSTSTTTSTTTTTATTTSTTTTTATTTTATTTTASTTVNQPAPGRPFPGYAVAIIVMCGLALLALPFLVVLFVKTGFCSKVANALRLESPDNLDLRLPMFGGQSYNIN